Sequence from the Capillibacterium thermochitinicola genome:
TCGCCCCGCATCGTGATAAAGGCGGTGTGGAGCCAGTAACGGACGAAAGGCTTGGTCCCGCAATAGGCTTCCGCCTGGGCAATCTCATTTTCATGGTGGGGAAAGACCAGATCCGTTCCCCCGCCGTGGAAATCAAAGCCGCTCCCCAAATACTTCAGGGACATGGCTGAGCACTCAATATGCCAGCCGGGACGGCCCGGTCCCCAGGGTGAATCCCAAGCCGGCTCCCCCTCCTTGGCCGCCTTCCAAAGGGCAAAATCCATCGGGTTGCGCTTCCGCTCGTCCGCTTCCACGCGAGCCCCGACCAACATCTCATCCAACGGGCGGGCCGAGAGCTTGCCGTATTCCGGGAAGGCGTCGACGGAGAAATAGACATCCCCGTCGAGCTGGTAGGCATATCCCTTTTCGATCAGCCCTTGCACCATCGTGATGATCTCGGGAATATGCCCCGAGACCTTCGGATAATAGGTCGCCGGTTCCACCCCCAACGCCGCCATATCCTCGAGGTATATTTGGGCAAAGCGGGCTGCCAAGGCCAAGGGATCTTCGCCGGTCAGGTGCCCGTGTTGGATAATTTTATCATCCACGTCGGTAAAGTTTTGGACCAGGATCACTTCATACCCCCGGTAGCGCAGAAAACGCCGGATGCAATCCCAGACCACCGGCGGCCGGGCATTCCCAATATGGGCGTAATTATATGGCGTTACGCCGCAGACATATATACTTACTTTCCCCGGTTCGCGCGGGACAAACTCTTCCTTCCGCTTGGTCATGGTATTATAGACCATGATTGCCATCCTGCAGACCTCCTTTGAGCCCAAGCTTTGCTTCTAATTGTGCAAGCCGTTTCTGCGTTTCTTCGCAAAAAGCCAGCATCGGATCGGGTAGTTTCCCGTGTTCCAGATCGGGGGGACCGACCCGGACCCCGTCCTGGACCACCACCCGGCCGGGGACCCCGACCACCGTCGAATTGGGGGGAACCGGCTTGATGACCACCGCCCCCGCCCCGATTTTGGCGTTGTCCCCCACCGTAATCGAGCCTAAAACCTTGGCCCCAGCCGCAATAATCACGTTATTCCCGATGGTCGGGTGGCGTTTTCCCTTTTCCTTCCCCGTCCCCCCCAGGGTTACCCCCTGGTAAA
This genomic interval carries:
- the cysE gene encoding serine O-acetyltransferase, with amino-acid sequence MFTYLRESIKAIFERDPAARSVLEVILCYPGFHALLAYRIAHWFYRHKLFLIARLISQIARFFTGIEIHPGAKIGKGLFIDHGMGVVIGETTEIGDNVTIYQGVTLGGTGKEKGKRHPTIGNNVIIAAGAKVLGSITVGDNAKIGAGAVVIKPVPPNSTVVGVPGRVVVQDGVRVGPPDLEHGKLPDPMLAFCEETQKRLAQLEAKLGLKGGLQDGNHGL
- the cysS gene encoding cysteine--tRNA ligase; this translates as MAIMVYNTMTKRKEEFVPREPGKVSIYVCGVTPYNYAHIGNARPPVVWDCIRRFLRYRGYEVILVQNFTDVDDKIIQHGHLTGEDPLALAARFAQIYLEDMAALGVEPATYYPKVSGHIPEIITMVQGLIEKGYAYQLDGDVYFSVDAFPEYGKLSARPLDEMLVGARVEADERKRNPMDFALWKAAKEGEPAWDSPWGPGRPGWHIECSAMSLKYLGSGFDFHGGGTDLVFPHHENEIAQAEAYCGTKPFVRYWLHTAFITMRGDKMSKSLGNVVTIREACARFSPKVIRFWLLGTHYRNPLSYGEEELTAAANGLSRLETARENWRHLLSTPVQSGEDEASPAVAGLVAQVRERFIAAMEDDFNTAFALGILYELVREVNKWAFSEDFVLTASCQKVLKEALSLLEELGGVLGIWFAEEPAATGLSDEEINALVEQRQKARQNRDFKTADQIRDTLKAAGIVVEDTPHGVRWRRV